AGAGTTtcatgttgatgtttttgtaGAAGAAGTAGTAGGTCTAAAAGTGTCCACTCGGCGACTTGTTTACACTGTCCGAAGACGATCCAGGTATCCAGGAAACAACCCAGAGAAATGGACTATTCCGATAGGTGGATATTAGAAAGTATCACAAACAATCGGTCAACAATTCACTGCTATGTAGCAACCAGTTTTCAAGGTCTCTAATGATTTTATGCTGTTgatatataacattataaggATTGATTTTCGCAAGGATATGTATGTTTCTAAAAATAACTAACCCCTCACTTTTGCTAATGGGAGAGCCCAATGACCTCTCTTGCGAAATTTGATGCAACCCCATACGTCATCACAAGATGGCCGCCACCATGGACGATAGCACGCCGGGTCCTGTTCCTGGGCAGTTTGACGACGTAGACGAACCCTCTCTTAACAGTTATCCAGCCGAGACAAGCTCTCCCGTAATGGAGACATTTCCAGCACGAGTGAGCGAGCTTTCCGTAACAGAGGACAGTCAGCAACCCGACGTATGGGACGAAAGCGACGAGGATTATGCTGACTGGGACTGGGAAGACCACTCCGGGGATTTCACAAAAAGGTACAACGCCGCCCAACACAACTCTGCACAGATGAATCCCAACAAACCCAAGCCAGGTAAAGTGTCTTTTCAGCCAACAGACAAAACCATGACGAAATTCGCCAGCAAGATCACAGTGGAGAAATACTTCGGTCCCAAACTACGCGGAGCAGCTGCTAGTGCTCTACTGGAGGGGGTTAGGAAGTCAGATTCGGACAGGTACAGGGTCAAAGACAGGCAAGACAGGGCAACAGTCGAGCAGGTCTTAGACCCTCGTACCAGAATGATCCTGTTTAAAATGTTGAACAGAGGTATCATCCAACAAATCAATGGCTGTATCAGTACTGGTAAGGAGGCGAATGTCTATCATGCCACCTGCAAGGATGGGACTGACAAGGCCATAAAAGTGTACAAAACGTCTATTCTAGTCTTCAAGGACAGAGACAGGTACGTCACAGGCGAGTTCCGCTTCCGGCACGGTTACTGTAAACACAACCCTCGCAAGATGGTGAAGACGTGGGCGGAGAAGGAGATGAGGAATCTTACGAGGATGTACCAGGCAGAGATTCCCTGCCCAGAACCTGTCATCCTTAGGAGCCATGTGCTCGTCATGGAGTTCATAGGGAAGGATGGGTGGCCTGCTCCACTGCTGAAGGATGTCCAGCTGTCGGTGAGTAAGGCACGCGAGCTGTACCTCCAGGTCATCCAGCTCATGAGGACCATGTTCCACGACTGTCGTCTCGTCCACGCCGATCTCAGCGAGTTCAACATGCTCTACCTTGACGGACAGGTGTACATCATCGACGTGTCCCAGTCTGTTGAACACGACCACCCGCATGCGCTGGAGTTCCTCAGGAAGGACTGCACCAATATCAACGACTACTTCGTGAAGAACGGCGTAGCCGTGATGACGGTCAAAGAGCTGTTCAACTTCGTGACAGACATCAACATCAACACGGACAACATAGATGAATATGTTGACAAGGCCATGGAGGTCGCCTCCAGCCGTTCTATCCAAGAAGTCAAGGAACAGGACAAGGTTGACGAGGAGGTCTTCAAGAAGGTCTTCATCCCACGAACCTTGGAGGAAGTACCAGACTTCGAGAGGGACATCAATTCAAAGCAGCATGGAAGTGAGTTAGAAATCCACTACCAGGCAGTGACAGGACTGAAGGATGACCTGACAGGACCCCTGACAAAACCATCCCTTCTGGAGGAAGAGGAAGCCCAAAATGATGAGGAAGAGGCCAGAGAGGACTCAGACAACAGTAGTGGGTCAGAGTCGGACAGTGAGAAGGACAGATCAGAGCACACACAGTACACCAGACAGAGGGGAGAGTCTGCAGATAGCAGGAGGGCACGGAAAAAGCTAGTGAAGGAGGAAAATCGAGAAAAGAGGAAACAAAAGATGCCCAAGCACATTAAGAAACGCAAAGAGAAAATTGCCAAGCAAAAGCACGGCAGGAACTGAATGTGATGCCCTAAATAATTATAGTTACATTGAGAATGTTGAAACTGAAATGACACTGATCATGGTTTAATGTTTATACTGTACTTGTTTATTTTTAAATTATATGTCTAtgattaacaattttacagtacATCCTCTTATTGGAGCTTATAATAGTACATATACATGATTTGTACAGTGTTAATCAATTACCAGCAATTATGCATTGTACCTAAGGTTTAACAGAGAAAAAGgaagaggtcagaggtcacttaTTTCAATGAAACCAACCACGAGATGCAAACCTACTGCAAAATAGAAGCTATCGATGTCTGCATAGGATATGGTTGGTGACTGTTTTATCATGAATTCATGATGGATTGCACACATTGATAATTGGAGAACAACACTTTTCAACTGTTCAAcatatgtactgtactgtatgcTACATACAATAGATACACATGCATGCTTGGAAAATAAAGTACCCTTCCTCACCGACACAGTGTTGTACAATGAATTGTGTACATCAAGGCTGGTCATGGTAGCAGAGTAGAGCCAAATGCAGCTGGGATTTGTGTAATAATCGCTGTCTAAAGAAATTGTTATCATTTTCCTCACTCATATGCCAATATGACCTGGTGCATGGTGTTGCTGGCTTCATGTACTGAAAAATGTGAAAGCATTTACAAGACTGGCAACGCATctggtagcctctaccaggctccacatgccGCTATGATAATAGCGGAAATTACCAAATACATCTTGATAACACTCCAGAAGAGCTAGACAACATCAACTGTAAATTTTGGCTGGCATTTCCATCGAAATGTCTTGTCTAGTAGAGGCTAATGCATTTGTGACCTTTATCTGCCTTTGGAGCATGCTAACGCTACTAGTTGGTtgacaaaatcatcaaaaagtAAACCAATCTAATGCGTTTGTTATACAGTGTATGTTTTTGGCTGGCAGGTAGGGTAAACACCTTACATAATCTTGACTCAGTAGTATCACGGACCAAAGGTTAACAGTTGTGAGGCACGCAGGTTGATTGGAATGATTAGCTATTGGTTTTGACGACGCCTCTGGGGCGGGTGTACTGAATCCATAAGCAACCTATTGCATTTCGGACAATACAGGAGACATATATCAgacatgaaatataaaaaaagaattgtAGTATGGCATAGTGATGTCTGTCATTATGCACATGTATAGTAAACAGTAGTATTACAGCTGATCCctcaaaaagaacaaaacgCACACGGACTTCAAAATAAATAGAAACTAACTCATGAGGTAATTTTttgcattcatttatttctaAAACAGATCTAAATCAAAGATACAGTTGTGAGTTTGCATCTTACAGAGACATCCTCCTGTAAGTCGGTCGGAGATTCACGGACCTCAGCGGTAAAAGAACATGATGACGGACTCAGTGACCAGCCGGTTCGCGCTCCAGCCATGTCCGGTACCGTAGCCATCCCAGTCCTTGGAGACGTAGTCACCGCACTGGCTTGATCCACCTTCCACCCAGTATCCACCTCCACCGATACACACGTGCTCGGAGTTGCCACCGACGAAGTTGACGCCTGGACAAACTGCATGGCAGGCACTCTCGTAGTTGAAGACCCGAAACTGCACGAACCCGGGGACGGCTTCATGTTGTTGCAGGATGTTCGGAGGCAACAGTGACTCGACAAGAGTATTATTGCCCTGATCGTACACAATGGGGATGGCCGGACCGTTGTCGTGGGTGTACGTGCCCAAGTTGTGGCCGATGAGGAAGTGATCTTTGAAGAGCGAGTAAAGGCTGCCTCCAAAGTCCTCGAGGAAACCGGTGGATGTGCGGTACCGTAGGTAGGCGGCGGTTTTGTACTCTTTTGGTGGTACGTTGTTCGGTACGTGCCACAGCATGACGTTGGAGGCGTGGATGCTGAAGTAGCCTGGGTTCTTGTAGTCGTCTGTAGTGGCCGACCCCATGGAGCCGAAGGTGTGCACGTTGGCCCAGTTGCCATCTCCTCCGGGGTAGTTGTGGTTGTTCCCTCGGGTGCTGGTCCAGCGATCCCCGGCTGTACACTTGCCGTACATGTCGTCCTCGTGCACGCTGGAGACCAGCGTCCAGCCGCCTCCGGCCGTGGTCATGTCGCAGTAGGTCTGGTAGATGGTTCCGTCCTTCCCGATAAGGAAGTAGGCACCGTCCTGGCTGGAGGGGTTGTTCTGTTTGATGTGAAGACAGGAGGAGGCGGGGTTGAGCTCGGTACCGAGAGCGTGGTCCAGGCTAGCCAGGGTTTGAGTGGCCACGACGGTGGTCTCCATCTGGGACAGTCGGTCTGCTAGCGTGTTCACGGTGTTGGCGAGGTCGTTGATCACGAGCTTTGTAAGAATAGAGAAAAAATATAAGACAACATGAACGTTATCTCTATACAGAGACGTTATATACCTgagaaaaatgatgataatatgGCTATATATAGGTTTCAAACGTCAGGGGTAAAGCGGCCTGTGATCACAAAGCTCAGGCATTTTAAACATGCAGGCAGGTTAACAGCATCGTCATCCCGAATAACCCTCTTCGCTTTCCCCGGCTCTCCTGATATGATGTAGCGTTCGTTGCTAAAAAGTTTCCTCATGATGTCTCACTATTATTTCTACATTAGGAAAAGAGGCTATGTTCAACAATTAGGCGTCAACTATGTTGGCGTCTACTAAATTTAGTATTATGTAAATGCAGTCTGAGAACGTCCCAGTTAGTCGGCACATACCTGTTGATTTGCTAGCTCCTCCAGACAGGAACAGTTGGACGTTCCTGTGCGCCACGGGGTGTCGTTTGAGACTGAGCCGCAAGCGATAGCGACTAAGGACCAAACGAGCAAGATGATTCTCGTCATGCTTGCAACTGTGCAGACCACAGCCTCTCAGACGTGCAAGTATGGGAACCCCTGTCCGTACTGTACCCACACAGTGTCAGGTATACTCTTTTATACTCTATTCCTTGTTATTTAACTATGTTATTAAACTGGAGATAGAAAATACGTAAACGTATGGCCGCGTTTTGATGTTAGATCATTACAACCTTTTAAAATACTTTGCTGGCCACAACAAGCTTCGGAAATACTCTGATGTGCGGTGACTTTGTGGACAGTTTGAAATCTCTGATGTATACATCCACTGTGTGTTGCACTTGTTTTATGATTAAATTGTATCTGTGACAACACTTGTAAATGGAAAAGGCGTAAACAGAGCCCACTATCGGTCTTATTCTTATCTTTAGTCACGAAACACTATGAGATCAGCGACCCTGTTACAAAACGAGTGTCCCAAAATTTGTGACAGTTTGAAACACTGCAATTTGCCTGTTGTGCATCATAGCAACAATCTGTAAACGGCAGTGTGGATTAGATTAAGTATAGAATACCCACATTATCTCACACACTTTTGTTCACTCGTTCCGTATGTATTAGAGAAGTGCAAATATTACGTAGGTCCACTAAAGGACGTACAGGGCAAATGCAACTTAAAAACGTCAAAAGGACGGACTGAGTGGAATTCGACTGTACTAGCTACTCTGTTTATCATGTTTATGCTATGGCAAGTCGCTTCAACTTTATGTATGCAATGACCATCCCACTCACTGTATTCCTGTGCAACGGGACCCTAGCCTGTATAACGCTATTACAAATCTTgacaaaatttaaagaaaaaggtCACACAGACAAAAGCATACACTGACACAGTTGTTtatttctaccatcgtttgcGTTTATTAGTTAGTAAAACATTCAAACTTCTATCATGTTTGCCATTTTCTCTCTAGATGACTAAGGAACTAGAAATGTGACCTTCCTTCTCTTGGCCTTCCTTAATCTTGTCGTCAGTTGTTTCTTTACCTAGCGGTAAAAGAACATGATGACGGACTCGGTGACTAGCTGGTTCGCGCTCCAGGCGATGCCGGTACCATAGCCACTATAGGCCTTCCACAAGTAGTCGCCGCATTGAGACAGACCTTCTGCCCAGTATCCACCTCCACCGATACACACTTGCTCTGCATTGGGGCCGACGTAGTTGACACCTGGGCAGACCGCAGTGCAAGAACGAGTGTTGGTGAACACCCGAAACTGCACGAACCCGGGGACGGCTTCGCCGTAAGTAACGACGTTCGGGGGCAACAGTGACTCCATTACAGTATTGTTACCCAGGTCGTACACAATCGGGATGGCCGGACCGTTATCGTGGGTGTACGTGCCCAGTCCGTAAGCAATGGGGAAGTGATCTTTGAACAGGGAGTACAGATTACCTCCAAAGTCCCCAAGGAAACCGGTGGCGGTTCGGTACCGTAGGTAGGCGGCGGTTTTATACTCTTTTGGCGGCACGTTGTTCGGTACGTGCCACAGCATGACGTTGGAGGCGCTGATGCTGAAGTAGCCTGGGTTCTTGTAGTCGTCGGTAGTGGCTGACCCCATGGAGCCGAAGGTGTGCACGTTGGCCCAGTTGCCATCTCCTCCGGGGTAGTTGATGTTGTTCCCTCGGGTACTGGTCCAGCGATCCCCGGCCGTACACTTCCCATACAGGTCGTCCTCGTGCACGCTGGAGACCAGCGTCCAGCCGCCTCCGGCCGTGGTCATGTCGCAGTAGGTCTGGTAGATGGTCCCGTCCTTCCCGATAAGGAAGTAGGCACCGTCCTGGCTGGAGGGGTTGTTCTGTTTGATGAGAAGACAGGACAAGGCGGGGTTGAGCTCGGTACCGAGAGCGTGGTCCAGGCTAGCCAGGGTTTGAGTGGTCATGACGGTGGTCTCCATCTGCGACAGACGAGCCTCGAGGTCGGTGACTGCTGCCTGGGAAGAATAAAGGCAAATGATATTTCATTTCGCACAAAACATTTCGCACAAAACGTCTAcagtagcctgatttaatctcgcttatagcagcccgcccaacatccaccgGCCTCCTATTTACAtcccccggacagcagagtttgtgttacatagactAAGGTTCTAGGTACTGTTAGGAATTTGCTTTTCATCAGACACGCGACATGTACATACCTGCAGATTTTCGCAGGTGCATTTGACCTTTCCTGTATCCCGCAGGATGTCATTCGGTAAGCCATACGCGAGGGTCGTAGCGAACCAAACGAGTAGGATTGCCCTCATCATGCTGTCAACTGTGCAGAACACAACTTCGAGACGTGAAGTAGGAAAACCTCTGTCCGTACTGTAGCTGAGCAGTGCCGGGCGCTCCTTAAGTAGTTGACATTCTATAACAATGGTAGATTGAAGCCAAGAACCTAAACTGTTATTGGCCATCGTGTGATCGTAAGCCACAACAACCTTTTAACGTGACTTTTAGGGCACAACATGCTTTTAAGGTGTTTTGATATTATGACCTCCAGGGGCGGATCCCGGATcttgcaggggggggggggggcatatgcTGTTGTAGCTCAGTTCGTGGGCGAAGGGGgcagagcacgagagggggtcAACCCCGGAAACTTTTTAAAAtatagaggctctctggtgcattttagagccatttcTGTGCAAAAAATGACCAACGAATCAACACTGATTTTTAGGGCGGAACAAATAGTATAAACGGACGAACACATTCTTATAGTTAGCAATCTCACATTTAACAATCATATGGTCTTAAGATCCATTCTcgtttttttattgtacattctcGGAGTTAAGTTGTCTACATTTAGCGGAGGTATATCGTAAATTTGACACAGTCTGACATTGAATTTTTACTCCTGACATTTACCGTCACagtatgaatggatgaatgtttgatattgtatcttgcgtcgctcagcccacatgggctaatagggcaccaaaacaacaaatataataacatagagcagcgttcccgccaggcattcgtcaatgcatttttggacgcattttttggGGAAAGACGCACTCAGCCGACTGCGtcccccaaaaaaaattaaagggcGGCTGATATGTGACCGAAATGATAGGAAACAACGCAAGATAAGGGTCAAATATGACCCGTAGATAGTGTATTACGTATATGTGAAACCGACACAATCGACtcaactttctaccttctgtaACACTCTGAAGTGCGACTGATTTGGTATACTAGCATTAAATTTAACA
The window above is part of the Branchiostoma floridae strain S238N-H82 chromosome 14, Bfl_VNyyK, whole genome shotgun sequence genome. Proteins encoded here:
- the LOC118429995 gene encoding serine/threonine-protein kinase RIO1-like, producing MAATMDDSTPGPVPGQFDDVDEPSLNSYPAETSSPVMETFPARVSELSVTEDSQQPDVWDESDEDYADWDWEDHSGDFTKRYNAAQHNSAQMNPNKPKPGKVSFQPTDKTMTKFASKITVEKYFGPKLRGAAASALLEGVRKSDSDRYRVKDRQDRATVEQVLDPRTRMILFKMLNRGIIQQINGCISTGKEANVYHATCKDGTDKAIKVYKTSILVFKDRDRYVTGEFRFRHGYCKHNPRKMVKTWAEKEMRNLTRMYQAEIPCPEPVILRSHVLVMEFIGKDGWPAPLLKDVQLSVSKARELYLQVIQLMRTMFHDCRLVHADLSEFNMLYLDGQVYIIDVSQSVEHDHPHALEFLRKDCTNINDYFVKNGVAVMTVKELFNFVTDININTDNIDEYVDKAMEVASSRSIQEVKEQDKVDEEVFKKVFIPRTLEEVPDFERDINSKQHGSELEIHYQAVTGLKDDLTGPLTKPSLLEEEEAQNDEEEAREDSDNSSGSESDSEKDRSEHTQYTRQRGESADSRRARKKLVKEENREKRKQKMPKHIKKRKEKIAKQKHGRN
- the LOC118429999 gene encoding intelectin-1a-like, whose translation is MTRIILLVWSLVAIACGSVSNDTPWRTGTSNCSCLEELANQQLVINDLANTVNTLADRLSQMETTVVATQTLASLDHALGTELNPASSCLHIKQNNPSSQDGAYFLIGKDGTIYQTYCDMTTAGGGWTLVSSVHEDDMYGKCTAGDRWTSTRGNNHNYPGGDGNWANVHTFGSMGSATTDDYKNPGYFSIHASNVMLWHVPNNVPPKEYKTAAYLRYRTSTGFLEDFGGSLYSLFKDHFLIGHNLGTYTHDNGPAIPIVYDQGNNTLVESLLPPNILQQHEAVPGFVQFRVFNYESACHAVCPGVNFVGGNSEHVCIGGGGYWVEGGSSQCGDYVSKDWDGYGTGHGWSANRLVTESVIMFFYR
- the LOC118430000 gene encoding intelectin-1a-like, producing MMRAILLVWFATTLAYGLPNDILRDTGKVKCTCENLQAAVTDLEARLSQMETTVMTTQTLASLDHALGTELNPALSCLLIKQNNPSSQDGAYFLIGKDGTIYQTYCDMTTAGGGWTLVSSVHEDDLYGKCTAGDRWTSTRGNNINYPGGDGNWANVHTFGSMGSATTDDYKNPGYFSISASNVMLWHVPNNVPPKEYKTAAYLRYRTATGFLGDFGGNLYSLFKDHFPIAYGLGTYTHDNGPAIPIVYDLGNNTVMESLLPPNVVTYGEAVPGFVQFRVFTNTRSCTAVCPGVNYVGPNAEQVCIGGGGYWAEGLSQCGDYLWKAYSGYGTGIAWSANQLVTESVIMFFYR